A window from Candidatus Cloacimonadota bacterium encodes these proteins:
- a CDS encoding recombinase family protein: MRTVPYAYCYKNGKIVIQEDEARVLKNLYQAYLELSSLQKAGNKAGISFAHPTIKRMLSNPIYLGQGIYPQIIKNDCFHAVQKKLKQRSKPRKTKKEPIVYKVPKFNLALVPASKKDPYEQAALIYERIEVVHEKE, translated from the coding sequence ATGCGAACCGTTCCTTATGCTTACTGCTACAAAAACGGAAAGATCGTCATCCAAGAGGATGAGGCAAGAGTGCTAAAAAACTTATACCAAGCTTATTTAGAGCTTTCTTCCTTACAAAAGGCGGGGAATAAAGCCGGAATAAGCTTTGCCCATCCCACCATTAAACGCATGCTATCAAATCCCATTTATCTGGGGCAAGGTATCTATCCGCAAATTATTAAAAACGATTGTTTTCATGCCGTACAGAAAAAACTTAAGCAAAGAAGTAAACCAAGAAAGACCAAAAAGGAACCAATTGTTTACAAAGTTCCCAAATTTAACCTAGCGCTGGTGCCTGCGAGCAAAAAAGATCCCTACGAGCAAGCGGCACTTATTTACGAAAGAATTGAGGT